A region from the Xenopus laevis strain J_2021 chromosome 4S, Xenopus_laevis_v10.1, whole genome shotgun sequence genome encodes:
- the LOC121393427 gene encoding uncharacterized protein LOC121393427 encodes MLVYRTYADVQVVQLDSASVIHSQNIPVNVLMLGASQATGELLICAHYNVNTLCSTENVEQLVQIPAPILTAHYPVTDTAQMDAFVQMERCGMTLTTLGAFLVTSVPVSIMERYLAPEVPILHSVSHAHVIEENGDVLTEIALDHVQLLEDLTSPPLIILVTTFSTTDNKFSVVGELKKCEIKDTTTCLKSIVISLEYGTEIIEIQPTGSVNVNRIFSQLPVSSAIQNIEVIFQLK; translated from the exons ATGCTTGTGTACAGGACCTATGCCGATGTGCAAGTAGTTCAACTGGATTCTGCCTCTGTAATACATTCACAGAATATTCCCGTCAATGTGCTCATGCTGGGGGCTTCCCAAGCAACTGGAGAACTTCTGATTTGTGCC CATTACAATGTAAATACACTATGCAGTACAGAGAATGTGGAACAGCTTGTCCAGATACCTGCACCTATCCTGACCGCTCATTATCCTGTGACAGACACTGCACAGATGGATGCATTTGTCCAGATG gAACGGTGTGGGATGACATTAACAACACTGGGTGCATTCCTAGTTACCAGTGTTCCTGTGTCTATAATGGAAAGATATTTAGCCCCGGAAGTTCCTATTTTGCACAGTGTCAGTCATG CACATGTTATAGAGGAAAATGGAGATGTGTTGACCGAGATTGCTCTGGATCATGTTCAGTTATTGGAGGATCTCACATCACCACCTTTGATTATACTCGTTACAACTTTTTCG ACAACTGACAACAAGTTCAGCGTGGTGGGAGAATTGAAGAAGTGTGAAATTAAAGACACTACAACTTGTTTAAAAAGTATTGTTATCTCTTTAGAGTATGGAACTGAG ATCATTGAAATTCAGCCTACTGGCAGTGTAAATGTGAATAGAATCTTCTCCCAGTTACCAGTCTCATCAG CAATACAAAATATTGAGGTGATATTTCAACTCAAGTAA